A section of the Methanococcus vannielii SB genome encodes:
- a CDS encoding 3-methyl-2-oxobutanoate dehydrogenase subunit VorB — MATQLVKGNTAVIIGAMYAGCDCYFGYPITPASEILHEASKYFPMVGRKYVQAESEEAAINMVYGAASTGKRVLTASSGPGMSLKQEGISFLAGAELPAVIVDVQRAGPGLGNIGPEQSDYNQAVRGGGHGNYKNIVLAPNSVQEMCDFTIKAFELATKYRNPVIVLSDGVLGQMVEPLKFPENALEPEIDESWAVCGTVETRKNLVTSIFLDFKELERFNYDLQEKYKIIKENEQDFEGYMLEDAEIILVSYGISSRISRTAVESARKEGLKVGLFRPKTLFPFPEKKLNQLAKKDCTFISVEMSNGQMADDIRLATCCRRPVEVINRLGGNLIEVEQILNKIRNIARGN, encoded by the coding sequence ATGGCAACACAACTTGTAAAAGGAAATACTGCGGTTATTATTGGGGCAATGTATGCAGGATGCGACTGCTATTTTGGATACCCAATAACTCCTGCAAGTGAGATATTACATGAAGCATCAAAATACTTTCCAATGGTTGGAAGAAAATACGTTCAAGCGGAATCAGAAGAAGCTGCAATAAACATGGTTTATGGTGCCGCATCTACTGGTAAAAGGGTATTAACGGCTTCATCTGGGCCAGGAATGAGCTTAAAACAGGAAGGAATTTCATTTTTAGCAGGTGCAGAACTTCCGGCAGTTATCGTGGATGTCCAAAGAGCAGGCCCCGGACTTGGAAATATCGGCCCAGAGCAGTCAGATTATAATCAGGCAGTAAGGGGCGGGGGCCATGGAAACTATAAAAACATAGTACTTGCTCCAAATTCAGTTCAGGAAATGTGCGATTTTACCATAAAAGCGTTTGAACTTGCAACAAAATACCGAAATCCAGTAATAGTTCTTTCAGATGGGGTTTTAGGGCAGATGGTGGAGCCTTTAAAATTTCCTGAAAATGCACTTGAACCAGAAATCGATGAAAGTTGGGCCGTCTGTGGAACCGTTGAAACAAGGAAAAATCTTGTAACTTCGATTTTTTTGGATTTTAAGGAACTTGAAAGATTTAATTATGATTTACAGGAAAAGTACAAAATAATAAAAGAAAATGAGCAAGATTTTGAAGGCTACATGCTTGAAGATGCGGAAATTATACTTGTTTCATATGGGATAAGTAGTAGAATTTCAAGAACTGCCGTTGAATCTGCAAGAAAAGAAGGATTAAAAGTAGGGCTATTTAGGCCTAAAACATTATTTCCTTTCCCTGAAAAAAAACTGAATCAACTTGCAAAAAAAGACTGTACATTTATCTCGGTTGAAATGAGTAATGGGCAGATGGCTGATGATATAAGACTTGCAACTTGCTGTAGGCGACCGGTTGAAGTTATAAATCGACTTGGCGGAAATTTAATTGAAGTTGAACAGATTTTAAATAAAATTAGAAATATTGCAAGAGGTAATTAA
- a CDS encoding 4Fe-4S dicluster domain-containing protein, protein MELTKKPYVVINELECKACERCIIACQKGVLKIGNKLNERGYFYVEYTGEGCTGCGNCYYTCPEPLAIEVHIPIKKCD, encoded by the coding sequence ATGGAACTGACAAAAAAACCGTATGTAGTGATAAACGAACTGGAATGCAAAGCTTGTGAAAGATGTATAATTGCGTGCCAAAAAGGCGTTTTAAAAATAGGCAACAAATTAAATGAACGGGGATATTTTTACGTAGAATATACTGGAGAAGGCTGTACTGGCTGTGGAAACTGTTACTACACGTGCCCAGAGCCTCTCGCAATAGAAGTGCATATACCAATTAAAAAATGCGATTAG
- a CDS encoding helix-turn-helix domain-containing protein, with product MQEKMKEIAARIRELRTLSKVSIQEMSDYLKTSPEIYEQYERGTCDISASVLLEIAHRFDVDMGLLLTGEETRMHVFTVTRKGKGISVERRKQYKYENLAEKFIHKKAEPFIVTVEPKTDGKKPSKNSHPGQEFNYILEGSIKLYIHNNEVILEEGDSIFFDSNYEHAMEALNGKAAKFLAIIM from the coding sequence ATGCAAGAAAAAATGAAAGAAATTGCGGCAAGAATTCGTGAATTAAGAACTCTTTCAAAAGTATCAATTCAAGAAATGTCAGATTACTTAAAGACTTCCCCTGAAATTTATGAGCAGTATGAGAGGGGAACTTGTGATATTTCTGCAAGCGTTTTACTTGAAATTGCACACCGTTTTGACGTTGACATGGGGTTATTATTAACTGGTGAAGAAACAAGAATGCATGTATTTACTGTAACAAGAAAAGGAAAGGGAATATCTGTTGAAAGAAGAAAGCAGTACAAATACGAAAATTTAGCTGAAAAATTCATCCATAAAAAGGCAGAACCTTTTATTGTGACGGTTGAGCCAAAAACTGACGGAAAAAAACCTTCAAAAAATTCGCACCCTGGCCAAGAATTTAACTATATTCTTGAAGGCTCTATAAAGCTTTATATCCATAATAATGAAGTTATTTTGGAAGAAGGCGATTCAATATTCTTTGATTCGAACTATGAGCATGCAATGGAAGCTTTAAATGGAAAAGCTGCGAAATTTCTCGCAATTATAATGTAA
- the tfrA gene encoding fumarate reductase (CoM/CoB) subunit TfrA — translation MITDILIIGGGGAAARAAIECGQKNVIIVSKGLFGKSGCTVMAEGGYNAVFNPKDGFESHFKDTMKGGGFINNPKLVEILVNDAPSEFKNLENFGCLFDRTSEAEFSQRPFGGQSFNRTCYSGDRTGHEMILGLMEYLSKFDRIKIMEDVMAVKLITDEIKTNGKKIKKCFGAVFLNLLTGHIFPIYAKSTILATGGAGQIYPITSNPKQKVGDGFAIAYREGVELIDMEMVQFHPTGMLGTGILVTEAVRGEGGILYNKNKERFMKNYDPQKLELSTRDVVSKAIFNEIMDGRGVDGGVYLDVTHLNPEIIKEKLETMYSQFRAIGIDITKEPMKVSPTAHHFMGGIKINEQCETNISGLYACGEVCGGIHGANRLGGNALADTQVFGAISGKNALKNSEKNEFDISNVYQKTCEFINSLESCLKSEKEDSNSGTNVYVLIDELRNLMWDHVSISRDETGLKIALKNINEIKEKMKKVSINGIVDFSKKLELENMLLVSEVVTKCALLRKETRGAHTRTDYPETNEECVGNFVADLNGIKFVKIK, via the coding sequence ATGATAACAGATATACTTATTATTGGTGGAGGAGGTGCTGCAGCAAGGGCAGCAATAGAGTGCGGACAGAAAAATGTAATTATCGTATCAAAAGGTCTTTTTGGAAAAAGCGGCTGTACAGTCATGGCAGAAGGGGGCTATAACGCAGTATTTAATCCAAAAGATGGGTTTGAATCACACTTTAAAGACACGATGAAGGGTGGCGGATTTATAAATAATCCAAAGCTTGTAGAAATTTTGGTAAATGATGCCCCATCTGAATTTAAAAACTTGGAAAATTTTGGATGCTTATTTGATAGAACCAGTGAAGCAGAATTTTCACAAAGGCCATTTGGAGGTCAAAGCTTTAATCGGACATGTTATAGCGGGGATAGGACTGGCCATGAAATGATATTAGGACTTATGGAATACTTAAGCAAATTTGATAGGATAAAAATAATGGAAGATGTAATGGCGGTAAAGCTAATTACTGATGAAATCAAAACAAACGGAAAAAAAATTAAAAAGTGTTTTGGCGCTGTTTTTTTAAATCTATTAACTGGCCATATCTTTCCAATTTATGCAAAATCTACAATTCTTGCAACAGGGGGTGCAGGACAAATTTACCCGATTACTTCAAACCCAAAACAAAAAGTTGGAGATGGATTTGCAATTGCGTATAGGGAAGGCGTTGAATTAATTGACATGGAAATGGTTCAATTTCACCCGACAGGAATGCTTGGAACAGGAATTTTAGTAACTGAAGCAGTACGTGGGGAAGGTGGGATACTATACAATAAAAATAAAGAAAGATTTATGAAAAATTACGACCCCCAAAAATTAGAGCTTTCTACAAGAGATGTAGTTTCTAAAGCAATATTTAATGAAATTATGGATGGAAGAGGAGTTGACGGCGGAGTATATCTTGATGTAACGCACCTAAATCCAGAAATAATTAAAGAAAAGCTTGAAACAATGTATTCTCAGTTTAGGGCCATTGGAATAGATATAACAAAAGAACCGATGAAAGTATCACCAACTGCACACCACTTCATGGGCGGAATTAAAATAAATGAACAGTGTGAAACGAATATTTCTGGGTTATATGCTTGCGGTGAAGTATGTGGTGGAATTCACGGTGCAAACAGGCTTGGCGGAAATGCACTTGCAGATACCCAAGTTTTTGGCGCAATTTCTGGGAAAAACGCTTTAAAAAATTCAGAAAAAAATGAATTTGATATTTCGAACGTCTACCAAAAAACATGCGAATTTATCAATAGTTTAGAATCATGTTTAAAATCTGAAAAAGAGGATTCAAACTCCGGAACTAACGTTTACGTTCTCATCGATGAACTGAGAAATTTAATGTGGGATCATGTTTCAATTTCAAGAGACGAAACTGGGCTTAAAATTGCATTAAAAAATATAAATGAAATAAAAGAAAAAATGAAAAAAGTTTCAATAAATGGAATAGTTGATTTTTCAAAAAAATTGGAACTTGAAAACATGTTATTAGTTTCTGAAGTTGTAACGAAATGTGCACTTTTAAGAAAAGAAACAAGGGGGGCACATACAAGGACTGATTATCCGGAAACAAACGAGGAATGTGTTGGAAATTTTGTAGCAGATTTGAATGGAATTAAATTTGTAAAAATAAAATAA
- a CDS encoding DUF190 domain-containing protein, giving the protein MKELNAKLLRIYIKEEDKYGKEPLINLIIKTLKTNEISGATVFKGYCGFGTRGFSRADILRLSMNLPVVIECIDYEEKLEKVMPKIVELVSENGIISLQEIHIFKNLK; this is encoded by the coding sequence ATGAAGGAATTAAATGCTAAACTGCTTAGAATATATATAAAAGAAGAAGATAAATATGGAAAAGAACCCCTTATAAATTTAATAATAAAAACCTTAAAAACTAACGAAATTTCTGGAGCAACTGTTTTTAAAGGATACTGCGGTTTTGGAACAAGGGGATTTTCAAGAGCTGATATTTTAAGGCTTTCTATGAACTTACCCGTAGTAATAGAGTGTATTGATTATGAAGAAAAACTTGAAAAGGTCATGCCAAAAATTGTGGAATTGGTCTCTGAAAATGGAATTATATCCTTACAGGAAATACACATATTTAAAAATCTAAAATGA
- the crcB gene encoding fluoride efflux transporter CrcB has translation MKEYFLIGIGGFTGAVLRYVISGIIPVKFGIPTGTLMVNLIGSFIVGFLMYSSLFTGISYEYRLFIITGFCGALTTFSTFSYESFSLLEQHYFIKSGINILTNVTGCISMIYFGRMVSSSFW, from the coding sequence TTGAAAGAATATTTTTTAATTGGTATCGGTGGATTTACTGGTGCAGTACTTAGGTATGTTATAAGCGGCATAATTCCAGTTAAATTTGGAATTCCAACAGGTACATTAATGGTAAATTTAATTGGAAGTTTTATTGTTGGATTTTTAATGTATTCGTCATTATTTACTGGAATATCTTATGAATACCGTCTTTTTATTATAACTGGATTTTGTGGAGCACTGACTACATTTTCTACATTTAGTTACGAATCTTTTTCATTATTGGAACAGCATTACTTTATTAAATCAGGAATAAATATTTTAACAAATGTGACAGGCTGTATAAGTATGATATATTTTGGAAGAATGGTTTCAAGTAGTTTCTGGTGA
- a CDS encoding GNAT family N-acetyltransferase yields MDDNFKINIRKTEYLDIPLILRFIEELAECENLKHKVNITEEVLKKSLFGKKPYAKALIVEVNFEPVGFVLFFYTFSTFLGKPGIYIEDLFIKEEFRGLGIGRKIFEYISNIAFEKNCNKIEWQVLKWNPAREFYEKIGANPVDEWVNYQLNTDKIVELSKNHIKRLEKLK; encoded by the coding sequence ATGGATGATAACTTTAAAATTAATATTCGAAAAACAGAATATTTAGATATACCTTTAATTCTCAGATTCATTGAAGAACTTGCAGAGTGCGAAAATTTAAAACATAAAGTTAATATTACTGAAGAAGTACTTAAAAAAAGCCTTTTTGGAAAAAAACCTTATGCTAAAGCACTTATTGTCGAGGTAAATTTTGAGCCTGTTGGATTTGTTTTATTTTTCTACACCTTTTCAACGTTTCTTGGAAAGCCTGGAATATATATTGAAGACTTATTCATTAAAGAAGAATTTAGGGGCCTTGGAATAGGGAGAAAAATATTTGAATATATTTCAAATATTGCGTTTGAAAAAAACTGTAACAAGATAGAATGGCAAGTTTTAAAGTGGAACCCCGCAAGAGAATTTTATGAAAAAATAGGTGCAAATCCAGTTGATGAATGGGTTAATTACCAATTGAATACTGATAAAATAGTCGAACTATCTAAAAACCATATTAAAAGGCTTGAAAAATTAAAATAA
- a CDS encoding AAA family ATPase has translation MKLIGITGMPGSGKSAIINLAKENNIPVVSMGDIVRHETLKQGLILNPENVGKTAIFLRKLHGKEAIVVPCLKYIFEKYKNEKFVVIEGIRSIYEVNYLKKHVFLEIIAIHSSPKTRFERLSARNREDDSNSLDTFIERDNRELDFSIGSVISLADYVVVNEEEYDKFLENLNSLLKKIIMNVDE, from the coding sequence ATGAAATTGATAGGAATTACTGGAATGCCTGGTTCGGGAAAAAGTGCAATTATTAATTTAGCAAAGGAAAATAACATACCTGTAGTTTCAATGGGGGATATTGTACGGCATGAAACTTTAAAACAGGGGCTCATACTTAATCCAGAAAATGTTGGAAAAACTGCGATATTTTTAAGGAAACTCCATGGAAAAGAAGCTATTGTAGTACCATGCCTTAAATATATCTTTGAAAAATACAAAAATGAAAAATTTGTAGTGATTGAAGGAATAAGGAGTATTTACGAAGTAAACTACCTTAAAAAACACGTTTTTTTAGAAATTATTGCAATCCATTCTTCCCCTAAAACCCGGTTTGAACGACTTAGTGCTAGGAATAGGGAAGATGATTCAAATAGTTTAGATACATTTATAGAGCGAGATAATCGAGAATTGGATTTTTCAATTGGGAGTGTTATATCCCTTGCAGATTATGTGGTTGTAAACGAAGAAGAATACGATAAATTTTTAGAAAACTTAAACTCATTATTAAAAAAAATAATTATGAATGTTGATGAATAA
- a CDS encoding class III signal peptide-containing protein, translated as MLQVLYKFFSNKGQISLEFSVLVLAVIAAAVILGYNIILTSKSIQESNINTINNTHNTAINILSEVS; from the coding sequence ATGTTGCAGGTTTTATATAAGTTTTTTTCAAACAAGGGGCAAATTAGTCTTGAATTTTCAGTACTGGTACTAGCAGTAATTGCAGCTGCAGTTATTCTTGGATATAATATCATTTTAACATCTAAATCTATTCAAGAATCAAACATAAATACGATAAATAACACCCATAATACTGCAATTAATATACTTAGCGAAGTTAGCTAA
- a CDS encoding DUF5814 domain-containing protein translates to MIIVRKLKKKKDEIQFADLTDEKIYYGIIRPANNKITLYKCREEKGGNINPIQPSKLMGFIKSNKVLLSSDEESLKLEDFLKQSGIKYGYIDLCPFCLIKGRFTEITDKYKIYNSEICLTCAVDEVKHEINISEEFIEKLLRRFKDANKVIELFKSSNPLKNPEITKYDVLTGSTDDDIKNYSIDELDIPDILKEVIKNRNIKELLPVQTLSVKGGLLKGDNLLITSATSSGKTLIGELAGIKNLSENKGKFLFLVPLVALANQKYIEFKEKYEKYGISVSLRVGTGRLSENKGIDINSGIDSDIIIGTYEGIDYLIRAGKLKDIGTVIIDEVHSLNMEERGARLDGLIGRLRFLFCAQMIYLSATVGNSEELSKKLGSKLVLYNGRPVPLERHLIFTRNDSGKLDLIKDIVKNEFSAKSKFGFRGQSLIFTFSRKRAEYISNFLSTKGIKSEYYHGGMEYSKRRSVEDNFLKQKTMCVVTTAALAAGVDFAASTVVLESLAMGGDWLNPSEFQQMCGRAGRKGMHEIGKVYSLVEIGKRYHAKMENSEDEISFKLLNSEPEDVSLEYNEDEEFEQVLANICSIKNYKNNVKISDISKIPSLGKNLNLNYVLENLACFDMLKIHKDVETTRYGYATSVSFLYPNDAEKIRKNLDKNLVDLIVSISSFENFYIPSNLKNKISKTTNTNIPTRFCDAFEVIKENFEKIKDKTLRDEILPWLIEFDQMIEEDIIYYLSKKILNLRIAKKTPLQTSKVLHDTLNLQTYGGDIYSYLETSINTLDAVERIGSIYNKKIAKEANNIKKKLENPYKN, encoded by the coding sequence ATGATTATTGTGAGAAAATTAAAGAAAAAAAAAGACGAGATTCAATTTGCAGACTTAACTGATGAAAAAATTTATTACGGAATAATACGGCCCGCAAATAATAAAATAACGCTTTATAAGTGTAGGGAAGAAAAAGGAGGCAATATAAATCCGATACAACCTTCAAAACTTATGGGCTTTATCAAATCAAATAAGGTACTTTTAAGTAGCGATGAAGAATCTTTAAAACTCGAAGATTTTTTAAAACAGAGCGGAATTAAATATGGATACATAGATTTATGCCCCTTTTGCCTAATAAAAGGAAGATTTACTGAAATAACTGATAAATACAAAATATATAATAGTGAAATATGCTTAACTTGTGCTGTTGACGAAGTAAAACACGAGATTAACATAAGCGAGGAATTCATTGAAAAACTTTTAAGGAGATTTAAGGATGCAAATAAAGTAATTGAATTATTTAAATCAAGTAATCCCTTGAAAAATCCTGAAATTACAAAATATGATGTGTTAACCGGAAGTACTGATGACGATATAAAAAACTATTCCATTGATGAATTAGATATTCCCGATATTTTAAAAGAAGTAATTAAAAATAGGAATATTAAAGAATTGCTCCCTGTACAAACATTATCTGTAAAAGGAGGGCTTTTAAAAGGAGATAATTTACTAATTACATCTGCAACGTCATCTGGAAAAACCCTTATTGGTGAACTTGCAGGAATTAAAAATTTATCAGAAAATAAGGGTAAATTTTTATTTTTAGTGCCCCTAGTTGCACTTGCAAACCAAAAATACATTGAATTTAAGGAAAAATACGAAAAATATGGAATATCTGTATCATTAAGGGTTGGAACGGGTAGACTTTCGGAAAATAAAGGAATAGATATTAATTCAGGTATTGATTCTGACATAATAATTGGAACGTATGAAGGAATTGATTACTTAATTCGGGCTGGAAAGTTAAAGGATATTGGGACTGTCATAATTGATGAAGTGCACTCTTTAAATATGGAAGAAAGAGGTGCAAGGCTTGATGGCCTTATTGGAAGATTAAGATTCTTATTTTGTGCCCAGATGATATATTTATCTGCAACCGTTGGAAATTCTGAAGAATTATCAAAAAAATTAGGCTCAAAACTCGTTTTGTATAATGGAAGGCCAGTTCCTCTTGAAAGACATCTAATATTTACTAGAAATGACTCAGGAAAACTTGATTTAATAAAAGATATTGTTAAAAATGAATTTAGCGCTAAATCAAAGTTCGGTTTTAGAGGCCAAAGTCTAATATTTACTTTTTCAAGAAAGAGGGCGGAATATATTTCTAATTTTTTAAGTACGAAAGGAATAAAGTCAGAATACTATCATGGGGGTATGGAATACTCAAAACGTCGAAGTGTTGAAGATAATTTTTTAAAACAGAAAACAATGTGTGTCGTAACTACCGCAGCACTTGCAGCAGGTGTTGATTTTGCCGCATCTACTGTAGTTTTAGAAAGCCTTGCAATGGGCGGAGACTGGTTAAATCCATCAGAGTTCCAACAAATGTGTGGGAGAGCCGGAAGAAAGGGAATGCATGAGATTGGAAAAGTTTACAGCCTCGTTGAAATTGGTAAAAGATACCATGCAAAAATGGAAAATTCAGAGGATGAAATATCGTTTAAACTGCTAAATTCGGAGCCTGAAGATGTATCCTTAGAATATAATGAAGATGAGGAATTTGAACAAGTTTTAGCAAATATCTGTTCGATTAAAAACTACAAAAATAATGTTAAAATTTCAGACATTTCAAAAATCCCCTCTCTTGGAAAAAATTTGAATTTAAACTACGTACTTGAAAATTTAGCGTGTTTTGACATGCTTAAAATACATAAAGATGTTGAAACTACAAGATATGGATATGCAACTTCTGTTTCATTTTTATACCCTAACGATGCGGAAAAAATAAGAAAAAATCTTGATAAAAATCTAGTGGATCTCATAGTATCGATTTCATCTTTTGAAAATTTTTATATTCCTTCAAATTTGAAGAATAAGATATCAAAGACGACAAATACAAACATTCCAACAAGGTTTTGTGATGCGTTTGAAGTTATTAAAGAAAATTTTGAAAAAATAAAAGATAAAACGCTTAGAGATGAAATACTTCCGTGGTTAATCGAGTTTGACCAGATGATAGAAGAAGACATTATATATTATCTCTCAAAAAAGATTTTAAATCTTAGAATTGCTAAAAAAACCCCGTTACAAACTTCAAAAGTCCTTCACGATACCCTAAACTTACAGACGTATGGTGGAGACATATATTCATACCTTGAAACTTCAATAAATACACTAGATGCAGTTGAGCGGATTGGAAGTATATATAATAAAAAAATAGCAAAAGAAGCGAACAATATAAAGAAAAAACTTGAAAATCCGTATAAAAATTAA
- a CDS encoding DUF2334 domain-containing protein gives MKIVRLLFLSLFLAIGIFSSINYEKTAENVTSNGINDPVILIHDVSPIYFEELKEIDEILSKNGYSSRTYLFVIVNHGNTNDISKNADFIAYLLYLKTKGYIIELHGYDHIGQEFNCNASIAAEKLDKSLSILENHTGRKISYIMPPRYGLSDEAKSKIFEKNLSIVIGSYYLEKDFHEIKVIKIENKEYTWYLEKENVENQLLNAKNEYINSKNPYFLSIHPKAVNYGGGIEFLDKFLSFTKKKAILNELPENTILYKHIKHNHEINDY, from the coding sequence TTGAAAATTGTAAGATTACTGTTTTTAAGCTTATTTTTAGCTATTGGGATTTTTTCGTCAATTAATTATGAAAAAACTGCTGAAAATGTTACAAGTAATGGAATAAACGATCCCGTAATATTAATTCATGATGTAAGCCCGATATATTTTGAAGAATTAAAAGAAATAGACGAAATACTATCTAAAAATGGATATTCTAGTAGGACATATCTTTTTGTGATTGTAAATCATGGAAATACTAACGATATATCTAAAAATGCAGACTTTATAGCGTATTTATTATATTTAAAAACAAAAGGATATATTATTGAACTACACGGTTATGACCATATCGGGCAGGAATTTAACTGCAATGCATCTATTGCAGCAGAAAAACTTGATAAATCACTTTCGATTCTTGAAAATCATACTGGCAGAAAGATATCTTATATAATGCCTCCAAGATACGGGTTATCTGACGAAGCAAAATCCAAAATTTTTGAAAAAAATCTTTCAATAGTTATCGGTTCTTACTATCTTGAAAAAGATTTTCACGAAATTAAAGTTATTAAAATTGAAAATAAAGAGTATACGTGGTATTTGGAAAAAGAAAATGTTGAAAATCAGCTTTTGAATGCCAAAAATGAGTATATTAATTCTAAAAATCCGTATTTTCTTTCAATACACCCAAAAGCAGTAAATTATGGGGGAGGTATTGAATTTTTGGATAAATTTCTAAGTTTTACGAAAAAAAAGGCAATTCTTAATGAATTACCGGAAAATACTATACTTTATAAGCATATTAAACATAATCATGAAATAAACGATTATTGA
- the dnaG gene encoding DNA primase DnaG gives MDLGTTKYIIYTELIADGYVEKHDVIGAIFGQTEGLLSTELDLRDLQKSGRIGRIDVELENVNGKSFAKITLPSSLDKVETSILAATLETIDRVGPCFATVKIANVEDIRVSKRQYITNRARHILRQLMDEMVDTYEITEEIKESLRTEEIMEYGPENLPCGPNILHSDSIIIVEGRADVLTLLRCGIKNAIAVEGTSVPKTIMEISKKKTTTAFTDGDRGGELILKELLQTCDIDYVSRAPYGKEVEGTSKKEIMKCLRAKVPVEQIIGEKYKNIVESNPVLNEELVEKITPKYIEEVTHSSKEKNELEKTFKPEIEKETVVIEKIKSFEKKTIDADEKTILQENSNLEKKYNGVKEILEGIKNTGLVKFVVDGKEKTNSFKEFLTNIQEIKNMDFFAADMPITQKIVDLLHDKTPIIVGTEIKVTKKPVNLRLFSFDEIME, from the coding sequence ATGGATCTAGGTACTACAAAATATATTATATATACGGAACTTATTGCAGATGGTTATGTTGAAAAACACGATGTGATAGGTGCAATTTTTGGTCAGACTGAAGGACTATTGAGTACAGAACTTGACCTTCGAGACTTACAAAAAAGTGGAAGAATTGGAAGAATCGATGTTGAACTTGAAAACGTAAATGGTAAGTCTTTTGCCAAAATTACTCTTCCATCTAGCCTCGATAAAGTTGAAACGTCTATTCTTGCGGCTACTCTTGAAACAATTGATAGAGTAGGCCCCTGTTTTGCCACTGTAAAAATTGCAAATGTTGAAGATATAAGGGTTTCAAAGAGACAATATATAACAAACAGGGCACGGCATATTTTACGGCAATTGATGGATGAAATGGTTGATACTTACGAAATAACTGAAGAAATTAAGGAATCCTTAAGAACTGAAGAAATTATGGAATACGGGCCAGAAAATTTACCCTGTGGCCCAAATATCCTCCATTCTGATTCTATAATCATTGTAGAGGGGCGGGCGGATGTATTAACTCTTTTAAGGTGCGGTATAAAAAATGCAATCGCAGTTGAAGGGACATCTGTTCCAAAGACCATAATGGAGATTTCAAAAAAGAAGACTACAACAGCATTTACTGATGGAGACAGAGGCGGAGAATTAATTTTAAAAGAGTTGCTCCAAACTTGTGATATTGATTATGTTTCAAGAGCCCCATATGGTAAAGAAGTTGAAGGTACATCTAAAAAAGAAATAATGAAGTGCTTGCGGGCAAAAGTTCCGGTTGAACAGATTATCGGGGAAAAGTATAAAAATATTGTTGAAAGTAATCCTGTTTTAAATGAAGAGTTGGTTGAGAAAATAACTCCAAAATATATTGAAGAAGTAACCCACTCTTCCAAAGAGAAAAATGAACTTGAAAAAACATTTAAACCCGAAATTGAAAAAGAAACCGTTGTTATCGAAAAAATAAAATCTTTTGAAAAAAAAACTATTGACGCTGATGAAAAAACTATTCTTCAAGAAAATTCAAATTTAGAGAAAAAGTATAATGGAGTTAAAGAGATTTTGGAAGGCATTAAAAATACCGGCCTTGTAAAGTTTGTTGTAGACGGGAAGGAAAAAACGAACTCTTTTAAAGAATTTTTAACAAATATTCAAGAAATTAAAAACATGGACTTTTTTGCAGCAGATATGCCAATCACCCAAAAAATTGTTGACTTATTACACGATAAGACTCCAATAATTGTGGGTACTGAAATAAAAGTTACTAAAAAGCCAGTGAATTTAAGGTTATTTTCTTTTGATGAAATCATGGAATAA
- a CDS encoding UPF0058 family protein produces MHKDELIQLHQLLVYMRKDLARKFGVEVEGTFKDYDELNIRPHHIHRTKSEHTYAIFLLSSTIGKILSEKGNVPRSVASRLSDTGEKLGKEIARKKR; encoded by the coding sequence ATGCATAAGGATGAACTCATCCAGTTACACCAACTTTTAGTGTACATGAGAAAGGATTTAGCGAGAAAATTTGGCGTTGAAGTTGAAGGTACATTTAAAGACTATGACGAATTAAATATAAGACCTCACCATATACACAGGACTAAATCTGAACACACTTATGCTATTTTTTTGTTATCGAGCACTATTGGAAAAATATTATCTGAAAAAGGAAACGTTCCAAGAAGTGTTGCAAGTAGGCTCAGTGATACAGGGGAAAAACTTGGTAAAGAAATTGCAAGGAAAAAAAGGTAA